Proteins encoded in a region of the Panicum hallii strain FIL2 chromosome 3, PHallii_v3.1, whole genome shotgun sequence genome:
- the LOC112884611 gene encoding cytochrome c oxidase assembly protein COX19-like, with translation MSAGGAFGGNRGVRPVPPEKGVFPLDHLNECDLEKKGYLACLKSTGFQSEKCRQFSKRYLECRMERNLMAKQDMSELGFRNLDEVDTAPDKNGKLETLPNEADEKKIAS, from the exons ATGAGTGCCG GTGGCGCATTTGGTGGAAATAGGGGGGTGAGGCCTGTGCCTCCTGAAAAAGGTGTATTCCCATTGGATCACTTAAATGAGTGCGACTTG GAGAAGAAAGGCTATCTTGCCTGCCTGAAATCAACAGGATTCCAGTCTGAAAAATGTCGGCAGTTCTCAAAGAGGTATCTGGAATGTCGGATGGAGAG AAACTTGATGGCGAAGCAAGACATGTCGGAGCTTGGGTTCAGAAATCTGGATGAAGTGGATACAGCTCCTGACAAGAATGGCAAACTGGAGACCCTTCCTAATGAGGCAGATGAGAAAAAAATAGCTTCTTGA